DNA sequence from the Synergistaceae bacterium genome:
TGACCGCGTGGGTAATCCCAAACCGTTTGTCTATGTGTTCAGCCTTAAGCAGTGTGCTCATTCTTCACGCCTCCTTACTTCACGACAGAGCCGCGTTTTCCGCGTGCCGTCAGGGTTACGATGAGGAGCAGTGCCGCGCCGGTAACAACGTTCTGAATCGTCGTCGGTGCACCCAGAGCAACAAAGCCGTTGAAGATTATCGCAATGATGAACTCGCCGATCACTATCGCGCTTATCGGAGTTCCGTACTTCCTGAAGGCAACCCCGAAGAACGTTCCCATTAGGGGCTGGAAGTTGCGGCTCATTGTGCTCATGCCGGTAAGGGCGGTCATTGTTGTGCCGTAAGAGACGGTGAGGATTGCCATTACCCCGACGAAGAAATGAAGCAGCGCAAAGCCGATGAGCTTATACTTCTTCACGTCTATTCCCATGTTCTTGGCCGTGAACTCGTTGCTCCCGATTGCGTTGCAGTATGTGCCTATGCGGGTATAGTTGAGGATGAACCACATCAGCGCGAACGCCATGAAGGCTAGAATGATGTTGCCCGGAGCTCCCGAGAAGAAGCGCAGGCTCGGGTCTAGGGTCTGCTTCACTCCTCCCGCCGCGAACACGGCCAAGCTCTCGAACACCAGCATTAACCCTACGGTAACGATCATTGAGGGAACGTTAAGCTGATTGTAGAGGAAGCCGATTAGTATTCCGATTAACGTACCGCAGCCCAAGCATCCGACGATGAAGCCGAGATAGCCGAAGTTCTTTGAGAGCAGAACGCCGACAATTGACGAGAGGACGATATTAGCACCGACAGCGAAGTCGAACAGTCCCATAACTACGATGAAGTACAGTCCGCACCCTCCGACGGAGTAGATGATTGACGACTGGAAGTACGAGTACATGTTTGCCGGGCTTCCGAAGTTCCCGGGCGTGAGGAACTTGAAGACTGAGTAGAAGAACAGCACCATCACTCCCAGAATCATGAAGCCGAAAAATTTACTGTTCCTGAAGTTCTGCATAAACCTTTCACATCCTTTAGTGTGCACAAAAAATGAGGCCGGTAAATCACAGCTCCGACCTCACGAACATAACAGCTCTTACTTCGAATGACGCTCTACAACGTCTTCAACGGACAGCTTCGCGCAAGCCGCCGCAAGGTCATCATAGCCCAGCTCAGCGAGTGCCTTAATCTCATCAGCTGTATAGGGCAGGGCATCTCCCGTGAAGTACTGCGCATATTTCGCGTAATCCTCCGGGCTCGCAACGTACATATACGGGAACACCATATCATAGAACCCGTCAGTCTTGGCCTCGAATTTGCCTCTTACCGCG
Encoded proteins:
- a CDS encoding ABC transporter permease; translated protein: MQNFRNSKFFGFMILGVMVLFFYSVFKFLTPGNFGSPANMYSYFQSSIIYSVGGCGLYFIVVMGLFDFAVGANIVLSSIVGVLLSKNFGYLGFIVGCLGCGTLIGILIGFLYNQLNVPSMIVTVGLMLVFESLAVFAAGGVKQTLDPSLRFFSGAPGNIILAFMAFALMWFILNYTRIGTYCNAIGSNEFTAKNMGIDVKKYKLIGFALLHFFVGVMAILTVSYGTTMTALTGMSTMSRNFQPLMGTFFGVAFRKYGTPISAIVIGEFIIAIIFNGFVALGAPTTIQNVVTGAALLLIVTLTARGKRGSVVK